A single region of the Aliidongia dinghuensis genome encodes:
- a CDS encoding M14 family metallopeptidase, translated as MKSVELKRLKPSSPGTSRHVKILRYGTPGAAPKAYLQASLHADELPAMMAAHHLEKLLDAAEARGEILGEVVLVPVANPIGLAQIIDGSHLGRYDLASGENFNRSFPDLAALAADRVAGRLGRDAAENVRTIRAALVALLDEYQPQGELASLRQILMREAIDADYVLDLHCDNDALMHLYLGEARWPDGADLSAELGSVATLLAADSGGTPFDETFSNLWAELRRRLGGETPIPDACLAGTVEFRGQGDVSDALGAKDAAALFRFLMRRGLVAGDPGPLPEPLCDGTPLAAVDVLRAPVGGMVVYHAELGEHVRAGQVVAEIVDPLAEDPAAQRTPVETIADGLFFARKVKRLARPGQAIGKVAGAVALPTRTGALLDP; from the coding sequence ATGAAATCGGTCGAACTGAAACGCCTCAAACCGTCCAGCCCCGGCACGAGCCGCCATGTGAAGATCCTGCGCTATGGCACACCCGGCGCGGCACCCAAGGCCTATCTGCAGGCGTCGCTCCATGCCGACGAGCTGCCGGCGATGATGGCGGCCCATCACCTGGAAAAGCTGCTCGACGCCGCCGAGGCCCGGGGCGAGATCCTGGGCGAGGTTGTGCTGGTGCCGGTCGCAAACCCGATCGGCCTCGCCCAGATCATCGACGGCAGCCACTTGGGCCGCTACGACTTGGCGTCGGGTGAGAATTTCAACCGCTCCTTCCCCGACCTCGCGGCGCTTGCGGCCGACCGGGTCGCGGGCCGGCTCGGGCGCGACGCGGCCGAGAACGTCCGGACCATCCGCGCAGCGCTGGTGGCGCTGCTCGATGAGTACCAGCCGCAGGGCGAGCTTGCGAGCCTGCGCCAGATCCTGATGCGCGAGGCGATCGACGCCGACTACGTGCTCGACCTGCATTGCGACAACGACGCGCTCATGCATCTCTATCTGGGCGAGGCGCGCTGGCCGGACGGCGCCGACCTGTCGGCCGAGCTCGGCAGCGTCGCAACCCTGCTCGCGGCCGATTCGGGCGGCACGCCGTTCGACGAGACCTTCAGCAACCTGTGGGCCGAGCTGCGCCGGCGCCTGGGCGGCGAGACGCCGATTCCCGACGCCTGTCTCGCCGGCACGGTCGAGTTCCGCGGCCAGGGCGACGTCTCGGACGCGCTCGGCGCCAAGGACGCAGCCGCCCTCTTCCGCTTCCTCATGCGCCGTGGCCTCGTCGCGGGCGATCCCGGCCCGCTGCCGGAACCGCTCTGCGACGGCACGCCGCTCGCCGCCGTCGACGTGCTGCGCGCGCCCGTCGGCGGCATGGTGGTCTATCACGCCGAATTGGGCGAGCACGTCCGCGCCGGCCAGGTCGTGGCCGAGATCGTCGATCCGCTGGCGGAGGATCCCGCCGCCCAGCGCACGCCGGTCGAGACCATCGCCGATGGCTTGTTCTTCGCCCGCAAGGTCAAGCGCCTGGCCCGGCCCGGCCAGGCCATCGGCAAGGTCGCCGGTGCCGTGGCGCTGCCGACTCGCACCGGCGCCCTGCTCGATCCTTGA
- a CDS encoding efflux RND transporter periplasmic adaptor subunit, with the protein MASAIAADTVAPKVEVATAQVRDLPVYIRGTGTVEPFQEVTVKSLVDGQIVAVHFEEGQMVKAGDPLYTIDPRPFAHQVELAEANRAKDQAQLIAAQAQLTRQASLLQHSYASQQSYDTQKATTDQLAASVKADEAAIASAKLQLDYATIRAPIAGRVGKRLVDTGNVIHTADGTALVDLSQIQPIAVSFTVPQEQLPDIQHEAAALTLAVEARAADDQHVLAEGELKLIGNTIDRTTGTIALKAVFANIDRQLWPGQFVNARLVLRVHHGAIVLPISCVRPGAEGPVVYVVDAQNRIHVRPVKPAEKAHDLIAILDGVRAGDRVVVERQEGLAEGSLVEPHPAASGS; encoded by the coding sequence GTGGCGTCCGCCATCGCTGCGGATACGGTGGCGCCCAAGGTCGAAGTCGCAACCGCCCAAGTCCGTGACCTGCCGGTCTATATCCGCGGCACCGGCACGGTCGAGCCATTCCAGGAGGTCACGGTCAAGAGCCTGGTCGACGGCCAGATCGTGGCCGTGCATTTCGAGGAAGGCCAGATGGTGAAGGCGGGCGACCCGCTCTACACCATCGACCCGCGTCCGTTCGCGCACCAGGTCGAGCTGGCCGAGGCGAATCGGGCGAAGGACCAGGCGCAGCTGATCGCTGCCCAAGCGCAGCTGACGCGCCAGGCGAGCCTGCTGCAGCACAGCTATGCCTCGCAGCAGTCCTATGACACGCAGAAGGCCACGACCGACCAGCTCGCGGCCTCGGTCAAGGCCGACGAGGCGGCGATCGCGAGCGCCAAGCTGCAGCTGGACTACGCGACGATCCGCGCGCCCATCGCGGGCCGCGTCGGCAAGCGCCTGGTCGACACCGGCAACGTCATCCACACCGCCGACGGCACGGCGCTGGTCGACTTGAGCCAGATCCAGCCGATCGCCGTCAGCTTCACCGTGCCGCAGGAGCAGCTGCCCGACATCCAGCACGAGGCGGCAGCGTTGACGCTCGCGGTCGAGGCCCGCGCGGCGGACGATCAGCATGTGCTGGCTGAGGGCGAACTCAAGCTCATCGGCAACACGATCGACCGGACGACCGGCACGATCGCGCTCAAGGCCGTCTTCGCCAACATCGACCGGCAGCTCTGGCCCGGCCAGTTCGTCAATGCCCGCCTGGTGCTGCGCGTCCATCACGGCGCCATCGTGCTGCCGATCAGCTGCGTCCGGCCGGGCGCCGAGGGGCCGGTCGTCTATGTCGTCGACGCCCAGAACCGCATCCATGTCCGCCCGGTCAAGCCGGCCGAGAAGGCCCATGACCTGATCGCGATCCTGGACGGCGTCCGCGCCGGCGACCGCGTCGTGGTCGAGCGGCAGGAGGGGTTGGCCGAAGGCAGCCTGGTCGAGCCGCACCCGGCGGCGAGCGGCTCATGA
- a CDS encoding efflux RND transporter permease subunit, protein MIEYFVTRPIAALLAILGLFVFGAAAWAMLPIAALPDVDYPTIQVEVSWPGASPEVMASNVATPLEQQLIYTEGIRQLTSTNIQGHTEIRIEMSLETDINAAFADVQHNIEQAAGDLPNDLPNPPVTYKGNPSDYSVLYVGLTSDTLPLTEVGRYTDVIVSRRASLIPGVRRGQNQEDLNTAIRIRVNPTALAGRQLTLEDVRQALLQASLNRPKGTFDNGLATAQIDTNDQLKELDEFRDLVVAYRNNAAVHVRDVATVEDGPEDELALSVLNGKPGHALGFKKTAGANIVRTVDAIRAALPKIAAALPPGIKLDVLGDRAGLIRAAVAEVQLTLLLTTGLVVLVIFIFLRNLAATVIPGITIPLSILGTFMVLFACRYSLDNLSLMALIVAVGFVVDDAIVVIENVSRHVEAGEPPITATIRGTKQVAFTIASMTLSLVAVFIPILFMGGFVGRLFREFGVAVSAAILISAFVSVTLTPAMCARFVRPHRPGRQNAFVRACERAVTGLTRGYERSLASALRHSGVMLALFFGTVLMTGWLFYTIPKGFFPQQDNGRIDVIMDAAPDTAPANMTALALRVDEIVRADPAVEMAWTYLNSANNAQSWVILKPADQRPSTQDVVARLRRATAAVSGVVTSVRAQSEIIIGSTPTSGDYAYQITDPSAAELDHWAPVLTQALKKLPELREVTSDSQKRTPTVKVVIDRATAARLGVHVQAIDNTLYDAFGQRKVVEVYGDSYQSYVILQADRDFRLDERALETLDVASDSGALVPLSTVSHIETGSAPLVVRHRGQLPSAIVNFSTAPGIALGQAVDAIHRMENEVGKPPGLQTSFDGNAGEFERSLASQPGLIAAAILVVYIVLGILYQSLVHPLTILSSLPSAGLGALAMLMLMGFDLSVIAVIGIILLIGIVKKNAIMMVDFALQAEREQGLGPEDAIFEAARVRFRPIMMTTLAALVGALPLALGSGTGFELRRPLGIAIVGGLMISQVLTLYTTPVVHLALARLARRVTTRSPAVQPQPTAVPVPHPGED, encoded by the coding sequence ATGATCGAGTATTTCGTCACCCGGCCGATCGCGGCCCTCCTCGCCATCCTGGGCCTGTTCGTGTTCGGCGCCGCGGCCTGGGCGATGCTGCCGATCGCGGCCCTCCCCGACGTCGATTATCCGACCATCCAGGTCGAGGTCAGCTGGCCCGGCGCCAGTCCCGAGGTGATGGCGTCGAACGTCGCGACCCCGCTCGAGCAGCAGCTGATCTATACCGAGGGCATCCGCCAGCTGACCTCGACCAACATACAAGGCCACACGGAGATCCGGATCGAGATGTCGCTCGAGACGGACATCAATGCCGCCTTCGCCGACGTGCAGCACAATATCGAGCAGGCGGCGGGCGACCTGCCGAACGACCTGCCGAACCCGCCGGTGACCTACAAGGGCAACCCCAGCGACTATTCGGTGCTCTATGTCGGCCTGACCTCCGACACGCTGCCCTTGACCGAAGTCGGCCGCTACACCGATGTGATCGTGTCGCGCCGGGCCTCGCTCATCCCCGGCGTGCGGCGCGGGCAGAACCAGGAGGACCTGAATACGGCGATCCGCATCCGGGTCAATCCGACGGCGCTCGCCGGCCGGCAGCTGACGCTCGAGGACGTGCGCCAGGCCCTGCTGCAGGCGAGCCTGAACCGGCCCAAGGGCACGTTCGACAACGGCCTCGCGACCGCCCAGATCGACACCAACGACCAGCTGAAGGAGTTGGACGAGTTCCGCGACCTGGTCGTGGCCTATCGCAACAATGCCGCGGTCCACGTGCGCGATGTCGCGACGGTCGAGGACGGGCCCGAGGACGAGCTGGCGCTCTCGGTGCTCAACGGCAAGCCCGGCCACGCGCTGGGCTTCAAGAAGACCGCCGGCGCCAATATCGTGCGGACGGTCGACGCGATCCGCGCGGCCCTGCCCAAGATCGCGGCCGCCCTCCCGCCCGGCATCAAGCTCGACGTGCTGGGCGACCGCGCCGGCCTCATCCGTGCCGCCGTGGCCGAGGTGCAGCTCACCCTCTTGCTCACGACCGGCCTCGTCGTGCTGGTCATCTTCATCTTCCTGCGCAATCTGGCGGCGACGGTCATCCCGGGCATCACGATCCCGCTGTCGATCCTCGGCACCTTCATGGTGCTGTTCGCCTGCCGCTACTCGCTCGACAACCTGTCGCTGATGGCGCTCATCGTCGCGGTGGGCTTCGTCGTCGACGATGCGATCGTCGTGATCGAGAACGTGTCGCGCCATGTCGAGGCCGGCGAGCCGCCGATCACCGCCACGATCCGCGGCACCAAACAAGTCGCCTTCACGATCGCGTCCATGACGCTGTCGCTGGTCGCGGTCTTCATCCCGATCCTGTTCATGGGCGGCTTCGTCGGGCGCCTGTTCCGCGAGTTCGGCGTCGCGGTGAGCGCCGCGATCCTGATCTCGGCCTTCGTCTCCGTGACGCTTACCCCCGCCATGTGCGCGCGCTTCGTGCGCCCGCACCGGCCCGGCCGGCAGAACGCCTTCGTCCGCGCCTGCGAGCGGGCGGTCACCGGCCTGACGCGCGGCTACGAGCGCAGCCTCGCCTCAGCACTCCGCCACAGCGGCGTGATGCTCGCGCTCTTCTTCGGCACCGTGCTGATGACGGGCTGGTTGTTCTACACCATTCCCAAGGGCTTCTTTCCGCAGCAGGACAACGGCCGGATAGACGTCATCATGGATGCGGCCCCCGACACGGCGCCCGCGAACATGACGGCGCTGGCGCTCAGGGTCGACGAGATCGTCCGGGCCGACCCGGCCGTCGAAATGGCCTGGACCTACCTCAACTCCGCCAACAACGCCCAGTCCTGGGTCATCCTGAAGCCGGCCGATCAGCGGCCGAGCACCCAGGACGTGGTGGCCCGCCTGCGCCGGGCGACGGCGGCGGTGTCGGGCGTCGTGACCTCCGTCCGGGCCCAGAGCGAGATCATCATCGGCTCGACGCCGACCTCGGGCGACTATGCCTATCAGATCACCGACCCGTCGGCCGCCGAGCTCGACCATTGGGCGCCGGTCTTGACCCAGGCCTTGAAGAAGCTGCCAGAGCTGCGCGAGGTCACGTCCGACAGCCAGAAACGGACGCCGACGGTGAAGGTGGTGATCGACCGGGCGACGGCGGCGCGCCTGGGCGTGCATGTCCAGGCGATCGACAACACGCTCTATGACGCGTTCGGCCAGCGCAAGGTGGTCGAGGTCTACGGCGATTCCTACCAGAGCTACGTCATCCTGCAGGCCGACCGGGATTTCCGCCTGGACGAGCGCGCGCTCGAGACGCTGGACGTTGCCTCGGACAGCGGCGCGCTGGTGCCGCTGAGTACGGTCAGCCATATCGAGACCGGCAGCGCGCCGCTCGTCGTCCGCCACCGCGGCCAATTGCCATCCGCCATCGTCAATTTCTCGACCGCCCCCGGCATCGCCCTCGGCCAGGCGGTCGACGCCATCCATCGCATGGAGAACGAGGTGGGCAAGCCGCCCGGCCTGCAGACCTCGTTCGACGGCAATGCCGGCGAGTTCGAGCGGTCGCTGGCATCCCAGCCTGGGCTGATCGCGGCGGCGATCCTGGTCGTCTATATCGTGCTGGGCATCCTCTACCAGAGCCTGGTGCACCCGCTGACGATCCTGTCGTCCCTGCCGTCCGCCGGCCTGGGCGCGCTTGCCATGCTGATGCTGATGGGCTTCGACTTGAGCGTCATCGCGGTCATCGGCATCATCTTGCTGATCGGCATCGTCAAGAAGAACGCCATCATGATGGTCGACTTCGCGCTGCAGGCGGAGCGCGAGCAGGGCCTGGGGCCCGAGGACGCAATCTTCGAGGCGGCACGCGTGCGCTTCCGGCCGATCATGATGACGACGCTCGCAGCCCTTGTCGGCGCGCTGCCACTGGCACTGGGCTCCGGCACCGGCTTCGAGCTCCGGCGGCCGCTCGGCATCGCCATCGTCGGCGGCCTGATGATCTCGCAGGTGCTGACGCTCTATACGACGCCCGTCGTCCATCTGGCACTGGCCCGGCTCGCCCGGCGGGTGACGACGCGCAGCCCAGCGGTCCAGCCGCAGCCGACCGCCGTCCCCGTGCCCCATCCAGGCGAGGACTGA
- a CDS encoding AraC family transcriptional regulator yields the protein MRQTTERDYRRRILKVMDHLRSNLDEALSYERLAEVACFSPFHFHRIYRGMTGETVADTVRRLRLLRAAAALSTSQRPVIDIAIEAGFDSGRGFARAFASFTGMPPTDYRRRHAEIDQDIKRGVPMDVELRELPARRVLAMRKLGPYPEVPRVWDALWLWMRQRELTQRIDACIGVSYDDPTQVPAEQIRYDACFGLSPGPEPVLSDDEVRWLDIAGGPYAVYRLVGPYTQIGEAFDRLFGLWLPQSGVTLRAAPPLEIYISDPTTTAPDRLMTELALPIEA from the coding sequence ATGCGGCAGACCACGGAACGGGACTATCGGCGGCGCATCCTCAAGGTGATGGACCACCTGCGGTCCAACCTCGACGAGGCGCTGTCCTACGAGCGGCTGGCCGAGGTCGCCTGCTTCTCGCCGTTCCATTTCCATCGCATCTACCGCGGCATGACTGGCGAGACGGTGGCCGACACGGTCCGCCGGTTGCGCTTGCTGCGCGCCGCCGCAGCGCTCAGCACCAGTCAGCGACCGGTCATCGATATCGCCATCGAGGCCGGCTTCGACAGCGGCCGCGGCTTCGCCCGCGCCTTCGCGAGCTTCACCGGCATGCCGCCCACCGACTATCGGCGTCGGCATGCCGAGATCGACCAGGACATCAAGCGAGGTGTGCCCATGGACGTGGAATTGAGAGAGCTGCCGGCCCGTCGCGTGCTCGCCATGCGCAAGCTCGGCCCCTATCCGGAAGTGCCACGCGTCTGGGACGCGCTCTGGCTGTGGATGCGCCAGCGCGAGCTGACGCAGCGCATCGACGCCTGCATCGGCGTGTCCTACGACGACCCGACGCAGGTGCCCGCCGAGCAGATCCGCTACGACGCCTGCTTTGGCCTCAGCCCAGGACCGGAGCCGGTATTGTCGGACGACGAGGTGCGCTGGCTTGACATCGCCGGCGGCCCCTACGCGGTCTACCGGCTGGTCGGCCCCTACACGCAGATCGGCGAGGCGTTCGACCGGCTGTTCGGCCTGTGGCTGCCGCAGAGCGGCGTCACGCTGCGCGCGGCGCCGCCGCTCGAGATCTACATCAGCGATCCCACCACGACAGCGCCCGACCGGCTCATGACCGAGCT
- a CDS encoding acyltransferase family protein gives MALDGLRGVAAISVVIFHYSGHLGYRLLPHASLAVDFFFALSGFVIAHAYERRLREGQRFGDFMRRRLVRLYPLFWIGMTLPLVELGLAAVLRLPHLNSAGALAAYLCGLLFLPVPSVVSPFPGFIYPLNDPAWSLSLEVAVNALYALWATRLTDGRLVALLAAAAVALVAAALFWGGLEIGNSWSTYLGGWSRVLWSFFAGILLYRLYRRRPHGTLGVRTGALLALVVLVLFAMPGTGPWFGLLSALAVFPAIIWIGATVKLTGRAAGLAHWLGTTSYALYITHLPVLGLVLLACREFGVAPEAAFLPSLVAAVLGAVAVAWLLDGIYDIPIRRWLAARGRRPQAPALVVAEEQGR, from the coding sequence ATGGCCCTGGACGGGCTGCGCGGTGTCGCGGCGATCAGCGTCGTCATCTTCCACTATAGCGGCCATCTCGGCTACCGGCTGCTGCCGCACGCCTCGCTCGCCGTCGACTTCTTCTTCGCGCTGAGCGGCTTCGTCATCGCGCACGCCTACGAGCGACGGTTGCGCGAGGGCCAGCGCTTCGGCGACTTCATGCGGCGGCGTCTTGTCCGGCTCTATCCCCTATTCTGGATCGGCATGACGCTGCCGCTCGTCGAGCTCGGCTTGGCAGCCGTTCTCCGGCTGCCGCACCTGAACAGCGCCGGGGCCCTCGCCGCCTATCTCTGCGGCCTGCTGTTCCTGCCGGTGCCGAGCGTGGTGTCGCCGTTCCCGGGGTTCATCTATCCGCTGAACGACCCAGCCTGGTCACTGTCGCTGGAAGTCGCAGTGAACGCGCTCTACGCGCTCTGGGCGACCCGGCTGACGGATGGGCGCCTCGTCGCGCTGCTCGCCGCTGCCGCCGTTGCCCTTGTCGCCGCCGCCCTCTTCTGGGGTGGCCTTGAAATCGGCAACAGCTGGTCGACCTATCTTGGTGGCTGGAGCCGCGTGCTGTGGTCGTTCTTCGCCGGCATCCTGCTCTATCGTCTGTACCGCCGGCGGCCTCACGGCACGCTCGGCGTGCGGACCGGTGCGTTGCTCGCCCTGGTGGTCCTCGTCCTCTTCGCGATGCCGGGCACCGGCCCGTGGTTCGGTCTCTTGAGCGCGCTCGCGGTCTTTCCCGCGATCATCTGGATCGGCGCCACGGTAAAGCTGACCGGCCGCGCCGCCGGGCTCGCCCACTGGCTCGGCACCACCTCCTACGCGCTCTACATCACCCATCTGCCGGTCCTCGGTCTCGTGCTCCTGGCCTGCCGGGAATTCGGCGTGGCACCGGAAGCCGCCTTCCTGCCCAGTCTCGTGGCGGCCGTGCTGGGCGCAGTCGCCGTCGCCTGGCTGCTGGACGGCATCTACGACATTCCGATCCGTCGGTGGCTCGCGGCACGCGGCCGGCGCCCTCAAGCGCCGGCGCTGGTTGTCGCCGAAGAGCAGGGCCGATAG
- a CDS encoding SLC13 family permease, protein MTAVKIYLIFLLTYGGMAAGRLPWLRVDRTGIALLGLIALLGTEALTLDEVGARIDMPTLVLLFAIMIISAQFIASGFCDSVIQRIGRAPGSPLRILGLTVAACGGLSAFLANDMLVYCMTPLLVDVVRARGLDPRPYLIAMIAADNAGSAATIIGAPQTILVGQLGNLHLPTYLWACGVPAIVSLGIVFAVVAFLWRGRLELPSDGFAEETLPPVAFRTHDRTQTNKGIAAVIGLLALFLTDLPRDVFALSIAALLLLNRKFTSTAMIAAIDWPLLLLFTCLFGVTGALGSTALPGLLVDGLQSIHMLPDSLIVLAPLMLFLSNTIGNVPSAILLLQIWLDPPPGALYGLALLSSLAGNLLLVGSLSNLIIVERAAERGVRLRANEFARAGIPITLASMAIAVIWLYITGIMPWLPVVDAAAN, encoded by the coding sequence ATGACCGCCGTCAAGATCTACCTCATCTTTCTGCTGACCTACGGCGGCATGGCGGCCGGACGGCTGCCGTGGCTCCGGGTCGACCGGACCGGTATCGCGCTCCTGGGCCTGATCGCGCTCTTGGGCACCGAGGCACTGACGCTCGATGAGGTCGGCGCGCGCATCGACATGCCGACGCTGGTCCTGCTGTTCGCGATCATGATCATCTCGGCCCAGTTCATCGCGTCGGGCTTCTGCGACTCGGTGATCCAGCGCATCGGCCGGGCGCCGGGCAGCCCGCTCCGGATCCTGGGCCTGACGGTCGCAGCCTGCGGCGGGCTCTCGGCGTTCCTCGCCAACGACATGCTGGTCTATTGCATGACGCCGCTGCTCGTCGACGTGGTGCGCGCGCGCGGGCTCGATCCCAGGCCCTATCTCATCGCCATGATCGCCGCGGACAATGCCGGCTCGGCCGCGACCATCATCGGCGCGCCGCAGACCATCCTGGTCGGCCAGCTCGGCAACCTGCATCTGCCGACATATCTTTGGGCGTGCGGCGTACCGGCGATCGTCAGCCTCGGCATCGTGTTCGCGGTCGTGGCCTTCCTGTGGCGCGGGCGCCTCGAACTGCCGAGCGACGGCTTCGCCGAGGAGACCCTGCCGCCGGTCGCGTTCCGCACGCACGACCGGACCCAGACCAACAAGGGCATCGCCGCCGTCATCGGCTTGCTCGCCCTGTTCCTGACCGACCTGCCGCGCGACGTGTTCGCCCTCTCGATCGCGGCCCTGCTGCTGCTCAATCGCAAATTCACCTCGACCGCGATGATCGCGGCGATCGATTGGCCGCTGCTCCTGCTGTTCACCTGCCTGTTCGGCGTGACCGGCGCGCTCGGCAGCACGGCGCTGCCCGGCCTGCTGGTTGACGGGCTGCAGTCGATCCACATGCTGCCCGACAGCCTGATCGTGCTGGCGCCGCTGATGCTGTTCCTGTCAAACACGATCGGCAACGTGCCCTCGGCGATCCTCCTCTTGCAGATCTGGCTCGACCCGCCGCCGGGCGCGCTCTATGGCCTGGCGCTGCTCTCGTCACTTGCCGGCAACCTGCTGCTGGTCGGCAGCCTGTCGAACCTGATCATCGTCGAGCGCGCGGCCGAGCGCGGCGTCAGGCTGCGCGCCAACGAATTCGCCCGTGCCGGCATCCCGATCACGCTGGCCTCGATGGCGATCGCCGTCATTTGGCTCTACATCACCGGCATCATGCCCTGGCTGCCGGTCGTCGACGCCGCGGCGAACTGA
- a CDS encoding GNAT family N-acetyltransferase, giving the protein MPRIHLRDATPDDVPVILALIRELAAFEREPDAVVATEADLLRDGFGPEKRFGCRVAELDDRVVGFALWFFSYSTWLGRAGIYLEDLYVAESARGHGIGRRLIIDMAQLAVRHGAQRLDLAVLDWNPARGFYERLGIKHRSDWLPYRIDGEALERVAAEAD; this is encoded by the coding sequence ATGCCCAGAATCCACCTGCGCGACGCGACACCGGATGACGTGCCCGTCATTCTGGCGCTGATCCGCGAGCTTGCCGCCTTCGAGCGTGAGCCGGACGCCGTCGTCGCGACCGAGGCCGACCTGCTGCGCGACGGCTTCGGTCCGGAGAAGCGCTTCGGCTGCCGAGTGGCCGAGCTCGACGACCGAGTCGTGGGCTTCGCGCTCTGGTTCTTCAGCTATTCGACCTGGCTCGGCCGCGCGGGGATCTATCTCGAAGACCTCTATGTCGCCGAATCGGCCCGCGGCCACGGTATCGGCCGCCGGCTGATCATCGACATGGCCCAGCTCGCCGTCCGCCACGGCGCCCAGCGGCTCGATCTTGCCGTTTTGGACTGGAACCCGGCGCGCGGCTTCTACGAACGGCTCGGCATCAAGCATCGCTCGGACTGGCTGCCCTATCGGATCGACGGCGAGGCGCTGGAGCGGGTTGCCGCGGAGGCGGATTAG